Part of the Prunus dulcis chromosome 8, ALMONDv2, whole genome shotgun sequence genome is shown below.
tagttgttttctattaaagttgttgtaattcatgtattttattttagtagtaattcataatgacttgtattacatttcattatttaataaacaaagcattcaataaattacctttttattcaacatattccatacttcaaacaaaacataataaaaataaaaataaaagtacaaacaaggcacaataataaaaataaaagtacaaacaaggcacaataaaaataaaaacacaaccaaaccatactaaataaaacataagcaaagcatctattctccatcattaatcttcattgcctttcaccgcccatagatgctccatcaagtgaaattgacgcatttcatgaatatacgaagattgcatctccgtatatcgatctatcattcgggtcatcaaatgaccatccctcaccaacggttccggctcaaacggttctccatttggccccatgggcctttcataaatccgtgtcaaagccgtgttcattggatccggttcgtagacctctaaagcatcataatcgtactcatcctccacaatcatattatggaggatgatgcaagtcatcataatgcttatgaggatctcctcatcaaacatacgggccgcacctcgaataatcaaccaccgagcttgaaggatgccaaaacacctttcgacatctttcctgtatccctcttgatatgtagcaaataatttttgcttctgggatcggggatttggaatggatttgacaaaagtcgtccacctcgggtagattcCATCAGCTAGGTAGTATCCTGTCTGGtatactgtattgttgacttcatAGGTGACattggggccctggcctctcaatacatcgttgaagacgggggattgacccagcacgttgaggtcattttgtgatcttgcaactccgaagaaggcatgccaaacccatgtgtcgaaaCCAGCAAccgcttcaaggatgatacttttttggccttttcgatttccataatcaccttgccaggcagttgggcaattcttccattgccaatgcatgcagtcgatgctaccaatcattccagggaatcctcgagcttcggctttttgtagaagccgttggaggtccctgggagtaggtctacgcaggtagtccctagtgtacagagtttcaacagcttgacaaaatcttaccaaagcctccaacgtagtggacttccccatccgggcaatctcatccacctgatcagcagatgctccatacgccaacattcgtataacagctgtaagcttttgctccggaagaagccccaaaaccccagtagcatcacacttttgaacaaagtatgcatcataattgcaaatatcatgcatgactttattgaacaaatgaggttgcattctaaatcgccttcgaaaatcaacatcagagtacaaagaagttgggataaaataatcttccaaaagattcttacccctagaatgcctatgtctttccacattccggcggcggccggCTTGTGAACTAtggcggcgaccttggttctcttcttcttccaaagccactgctatgagaacttgctcatcgacttgtctctgcaactcattgacttcatctgctctacggtttctctctcttctttctctctcttgtctctccaagcatctcctaaattcttccattaagaatgaatgaagtatgaattatAAACTCtcagaaatgaaaatatagaaagatgtggtgtgaaaggtatgagctgagactctggttttatagaaaaatttggcaagatagacatgccacgtggcttgattttattggatgaaaatcttatctgaaatttgaaattcatccgaaatttgaaccctaatttgtatgaaattcaaattttgaaattcatccgaaatttgaacccaaatttatctgaaatttgaattttgaaattcatccgaaatttgaacccaaatttatctgaaatttgaacccaaatttatctgaaatttgaattttgaaattcattcgaaatttgaacccaaaaatttatctgaaatttgaactttgaaattaatccgaaatttgaatccaaatatcttatccgaaaattttatctgattatgaatagtcttgacacgtaggaatccgaaaatcttatctgaaaatattacccaaattaattattttcattaaaaaataggaggaaaaaacaaaaaaatgaatagtaattgccatggctaagggcaacgggtggagacacgatttactatttgcaagggcaaccactattcacgtgaatagtacttgccctagctccacccttgccatggctaagggcaaatgggtggagttgctctaaagGCTGGTGAAGTAAAATTTGCCGTGTCGATTTAATTGTGCACCATTTTGTCCATATACTTCACATAAAATGAGTCATTCATGTTACAATTCCTAAGACTCATCATATTGACCCTAGCTATATTAGTAAATCagccttcttttctttgaccaatatatatatatatatatatatatatatcaccttctttgtttttgtcgaAGAAATCtatggaagaaaaaaacaaatcattaAAAAGTGAATTACATAAAACGCAATCCGATTTTGTAGTAGCACACATAGTAGAGATATACCGGTCGCatgagaggaagaagatatATTTTCTGATTTAAAAGGGAAGGGTGAAAAAGTGATTGTAGGACGAGGGGTCAAGCCAAGCAGCATGCTAGGCGAGGTATCTTCATCTTCGGGGTCGGCCCAATTGCTTTCATCCCCAAGTCGCATCCCAATTTGGGACAAGTCTCAATATGACTGCCCCAAATGGAGACTTGTCAGtcatatatcttttttttttaatgatataGGGATATTAACTTTGCTCATATGTGCAATAACAGACCTTTGTAGACTCTGTTAATTTACAGTGAGATCTCAATAGATGGACTTTATCAACTGTGGTCATGTTATGGTTGTGTATCTCATTGAATCCTACAACAATGTACTTATTCTTGTCTTTTTTACCTTCAAAATTGCAAGTTTAGCCTTGCAACCAGTTCCAGTACAACCTCGCTGTCTTCTCTTACGACTAACAGTGCTTGTCAACGAATACCCTTGTTTACAACATACATATTCTTTCCTTGTTACCTCTCCTGTCAATGTGCACGTTCTCGTTGTCGAACACCAAATGCCAAATCCGCCTTTCGCGGAATACATATTATAGAAATTGAACACATCCTCACAACAATCAAATTCAAGTCCCAATTTTGGTTTCAACTCCAAACTTACTTCCGGTGTCACCTGTCCTTCACACTCCATTTCACAATTCTTGCAATTTAACCATGAATATCACATGACCACCATCATACCAATATTGGCACATTCTTTCAAAGAGCTTTAAAATATACATTAACTAACATATGATATGAAAATGAGTCTATGGTCAAACATTAAAGACCTACATACAAACTAACGTAACTCATGCTGATGCCTAATGCAAAAATTGACAAATACAGTATATCACTTACCTCATAAGTGAtttccaacttcaaaatttcaacaaatatgACAATGTCGCCCTTTTAGATCTGGACGTCAACCCCAAAAACTTTCATCTTCCTCAACCCCTGTTTCGACCTTGCTCAAGGATTTCAAAACTAAGATAACAGAACCACAACAGTCCCGGTCACCAGTTTCCAACTCAATGCCAGTTTTGACATTGCTCAAGGATTGACGAATGTTCCGACTAGAAATACCAAACCACAAAGATGGAAATATAAAATCCAAGATTGCTTTGTTTCGCCTAAATgagaaagccaaaaaaatgagGGCGCTCTTCAGTGTTCTTCCTTAAAGCGTATAAGGAATAACAGGGGCTCTCTCTTCAGTGTTAGTATTCTTCCTCAATAAAAAGCTGATAAAAAAATTAGCCTCCTAATTGAACAAAGCGAACAGCTGGTTTGGTGGGGACGTCTGTTTTGGAAGGGACGTTTGTTTTGGAAAGGACGTTctggagggaggagagagaagaaggtcTTGTTCTAATACAACACTTTCACTTACAATTTCTTTTCATGCAGCCGTTAGATTAGATCCAACAGTGTTCTCATGTAATGTTCTCATATAGGTGTTCTCACTAGATAACCGCTCGCCACACACCCATATTTTGGGTGAGCTATTATTGCATCCACAAGGTAGGTGAGGTGTCCTTGGAACCCAAGGCCATGGTGCCCATCTATCCTCAAGGCCCAGGGCATGCTTAATGGACCTCACCACAAGTGGTGAAAAGATGACGACCACCTCATCCACTAGGCTTGGACTCCATCATAcctaatcaatttaatgccCTGCTTAATTACAAAACCACGCTACAAGGCTTGGCGATTATAATATTTCATGTTAGCCCTTATACTTCATatcatttgttatttttttttacacgTGGGATTCTAGCATCTGAATTGTAAGCGTTAGTGCTTGctcattattttcaaatattctGCTCCTCTACGGCTCTGGGCAGTTGATAGGACAttgtgtttctttgtttaGGTTTGACTTGTCAATTTTGCTTCATATACGATGGAAAATAACATGGACTTGTCTTTACAAACCATGAGGCCAAcagattaaaattaaaacGATTAAATCCTTTTGGAATACATGCATTTTCTTCTGCAGGTGACTAATTCAACCATGTGGACCCAATACTGATTTGTGGATGAAGTACAAAATTGAGAAAAGGATGTGTGGGAAAGTTCACACCAACTTCTTGGAACTTCCTATCTGTTGAATCAGATGTCTTGCCTAACAGTTGCTCACCACTTAAAATGAAAAGAGATGATGGAAAAGTTTATCTGTTGAATCACATAGTTTGCCTAATGCTTGATGATATTTGGAAGACAAAGCCATGTGATCCCTCATAAACCCTTGTTCCCTTCTATGCTCCATCCAGATTGTATTTGTCCTCACCATATATTTCCTTCCACAGAGACTATCCTTCATGACCTTTCATCTATATATACCATATGACCACGAAACTAAGTCTACTCCAAATTATCAAATACATAGCTTTCCTTGTTTTGCAACTTCTTTGAGATCTTGAAGATTTTACAAACTTGATTAATTACTAGTGTTTCTGCTCGAGATTCTCAAAAATGGGTTTCCGTCTGCCCGCTGTAATTCCTgcgaagaagcttcttcggcGGTCTTTTTCAAATACAAACAGAGGAGCTTCAATTAATCTAGCGGATGTCCCAAAAGGTTATTTTGCAGTTTATGTTGGGGAGAGTGAAAAGCAGCGATTCGTCGTTCCTATATCATTCCTCAACCAGTCTGTGTTTCAAGAGTTGCTAAGCGAGGCTGAAGAAGAATTCGGATTTGATCATCCAATGGGTGATCTGACAATTCCCTGCAGACAAGATGCCTTCCTTGATCTCATTTCTCACTTGAATTCATTGTGGGGGCGATGGAGAGCAATTACATGAACAATAATGTGATTGATACAATTTTGTAAAGCGGATACTTTCTacattttgttcatttttttggcTCTGGGAGGGAGAAATATTGTCCCCTTACGTAAATGAAGAATAcagcaacttttaattagagaaTCATAGCTTCTTcatacaaatatgaaattttttgctGTTAATTTGTTGAAGTCTTATGCAGTACcaatatttaatactaataTGCTATGATAATTTGGTGGAGTCGACATTTGTAAATAAAACATTTTGGACAAATGTCGCCTTAATTTTTTAACGGCTCTATTGAAGCATGTTACACCATGTAGATACCTCCATGGTACAAAATAATTTACCGAATTTTGGACTTGTGTTTAGGATATGATCAAATCAAAAATGCATCCAGATGACATATTGAAGACAACATTTGGGACACATCAAGGgcatcatgaatttttttgtgattCCAGTAGACCTCCAATACTCATTTCTTGATCTCAGACTGGATTTTACAGGaagatttttggtttttgtggtCAATAAACAACTTAAGACCGAAGTAATTTGAGCGTGGCTTACTTTTCCTGATGCTTAAAAAAGTGATTGTGGGATGAGGGGTCAAGCCAAGAGCACGCAAGGGCCAGGTACCTGCATCTTCGGGGTCAGGCCAGTTAGAAACTGTAATTGCCTTCACTCCTCAGGTCACATCATTTTAATTCTCAATTTGATCTTGCCACCCACCCATTGATGGTTAGGTGCCCTTGTAACCCAAGGGCAGGGTGCCCATCTATCCTCAAGGCTTAGGCTTAGGGCGTGCTAAATGTGGACCTCACCACCCATGTAGGTGGTGACAAGATGAAGACCACCTCGTCCACTCGGGATGGACTCCATCATACCCAATCATTTTAATGCTCTACTTAGTTACAAGCCCACGCTACAAGACTCGGCAATTACAATGCTTGGTGTAAGTACTTACAAGGATTTATatctttcaactttttttcCATGTGGGACTCTAGCATCTGAACTTTAAGAGTCAGAGGTATCTCTCTATATTATTCTTCGCACCTGTTGAACTTGTACGTGCTTCTTCTGTTGAAGCCACCTACATGCCCTTGATCAAGGTAGATCGTGCTTTGTGGTCAGATATAAATACAAGATAAGCAGAAGACtctttataaattatataataggTTGCGAGCTATGAGCCTCGTAGTTTAGTTACAAAATCTGTTAAGAACTGTTAGCACAGGAGAGCTATATAAAGCTAACTCCTTTCTATTGCAATAGTTCAGAGTGAATAAttattatcttcttttttatttttattttttttgagagagaattcattcataaaaccAAAGACGTACAAAGAGTGACATGATACAGTGGCCTCGTTAAAATCTTCCTAGGACAACCTCATGGGACAAATTCCAGGGGAGGAAAGGGTACCACACATGTCATGGACTAACATGAGAGTCCAATTCAGGTTACTTTGGACCATTATAATAAAAGACCAAatcaaaaactaaaactaacaTAAAGACCTCCGATGAGAACCGCAACTAGAGACCAACACAGTAGACCCACATGAGAGGACCGCAGAAACCCCAAATAGTAAACCCACACGAGAGGAACGTAGAACATCTCAACTATCAAAAGAAGCCTTCTAGGAGCAAAATCATAGTCCTTTGACACCCACACAAATTGCAAGGCATACCATAGCAGGAATCAGGAGAGAACACGGAGGAGGAACAGAGaaacaacagtaaaaaaaaacccttgaGAAGTACTCCACTTCAACTCATAACCTGACAAACCAAGCATAATTCTTCGGTCGGCGCAGAGTAGAGAAGAGCACCACATCCCAACAACTACCACCAGGGCTGCTGATGCTGCCCCCGTTAAAACAGAGACAAAACATCAGCCACCAGGTATCACAACTCTCCCGAGGAGAAACACAATCCAACATCACTACTATCACCGTAGCCGAGACAAAGAAAACACCAATCATCTCGAACACTACAAAAACATCcgaacaaaacaaacagacaAACATACCTAGATCCAAATAGATCTAGACTATTTGGGGAGGGGAAGGGGAGGAGAAGTGGGGATAAGAGGAAGGgagaagatgagagaaaaagaaggggagatgaggagagaggaaggggaagatgggCAGAGGGGAGGAGGGGCAGTGGCCACCTCCACCCCTTAGCTTCCTTGCGGTTGGTTGTCAGTAAGGAGAAAGGGGACCATGGTGCAgctaggattttttttttaaaatcatgaatcctttttcattattatccttattaattaaaattgctGTTTAAGTATTTGATGTGTACAAGTCCAAGTTATGATTTGTagttgtttgggcctaaatttagcacgcccaaaaaaaaaaaaaaaaagttcaaaaacaaGCCCATGATGAAGTTACTTGCCCAGCCCAAGAAAGACCAAACATGGAAGCTGTCATTGAGGCTTCAAGGATCAGCCCACAATTTTTGATTGGCCTCAAACCCAAGAgattaaaaacacacccacgtggctacctcagctttgaaaagtcagcaattccaactaAAGTTTTTATATGAGAAGAGACGTCTCTGAAACACTGCCAACAGAAGATCAAAAGCCCATCTGTATTCAGAGATTTTGCTCCAGAGCAATACACCATCTTCCAAGGAATTCACGGGTCACGCTTtcaaaagcaagaaacagggagttgttcagaaaatacaaaagaaaaaccaaaccgccataaaATCAGCCCACACAGACGATGGCATTGAAATAGAAAGCTGCCAcccaggaaaccagggaagggattgctTTAGGAGGTGACTACTgagagcctatctgccatgattgataaaaatcctttctactttacattttaggagatctttttgccgcccattattaaaattaaaaccacctccccaagaaggtctcttataaaaacagaagtaggcaagaaagaaaaggacactcaattcatcaatcaatcaaaaaaaaacaacaagaagaaaacaaccaaaagctcacttggattccaagagaaaccagctttagatcagaattccaaagttcagacttagaaaataagtcttctaaaacgagatctctcgttacaaatttggttcagcaaaagccaaaacaagcagagtttgagttttcacaaacgtgGAGACCTCAGCGAACCCATGAAGAGTCCTGCTCAAGCAGAACAACGCTCGTAGTGCAATCTCTAGCCCATCAAACCCTCGAGAATAGCCACTTCTGTCCCCTTCAAACTGAAGAAGCTGCAGTTCTGCCCATTCAAAGGCCTCACGAAGCGTGAAGTAAacataaagctctgccaaaatcgaactttggtatcgatttatagGTCAGCCTAGCATCTGAAGTCACGAAGCAAGTACGGACCGGCCCAGGcgcgtccagtccagcccaaaGTAGAACCTTCCATCCAAACAGAAACGGAGTTCCGGCCATCTTTTGACCTTCCTAACGTCGATATacctatttattgttttgtaaaaggcagttctgcctaaaacagtccaacttctatcaaatatttctggccagaacagccatttgatactgagataaattatgaaagtcctcaccagtctgaggcaagaa
Proteins encoded:
- the LOC117636796 gene encoding auxin-induced protein 15A-like, which gives rise to MGFRLPAVIPAKKLLRRSFSNTNRGASINLADVPKGYFAVYVGESEKQRFVVPISFLNQSVFQELLSEAEEEFGFDHPMGDLTIPCRQDAFLDLISHLNSLWGRWRAIT